In Bdellovibrionota bacterium, one genomic interval encodes:
- a CDS encoding FtsX-like permease family protein, which yields MKTSWFFFRKFLFSKNAGSVTKAIAWLSLLGIGVSTMAMVVVTSVMGGFGNAIEDRLINFEPHLIVKAKTDDIRLEKNMLTDLAADLKKKTKLNAFLFDQEQIVLRTPSGHYSGAIAKGLEEKSLQHFIEASRLFGQNKIKKFSWDQTPESQMVITNQDIMIGSELAYQTGVFVGDQIVLTPPESLILPPGELPQFVKMSVADIIRTSVQSIDSQVVIYKKREKGKLFRDSISLESLLEVYLDNHKDLDAVVAQIGLINSKGKKYQVETWRERNSSLFYSLKMEKLLISFFLFLSVLIGCFTIVTVLVLLATQKRKDIGVLLTLGMKKKDLVRVFTQIGFLLSGAGVLLGFLVGLAICIILAKFQFINLPDVYYDRTIPVQFNVKEYLWILGITFTISYLSARYPARLITSFQPQDILRKS from the coding sequence ATGAAAACATCTTGGTTCTTCTTTAGAAAATTCCTATTTTCCAAAAATGCAGGCTCTGTGACAAAGGCCATTGCTTGGCTTTCACTATTGGGAATTGGGGTGAGCACGATGGCAATGGTTGTTGTGACGAGCGTGATGGGTGGATTTGGAAATGCCATCGAAGATCGTTTGATCAATTTCGAACCGCACCTTATCGTCAAAGCCAAAACCGATGACATTCGTTTAGAAAAAAACATGCTCACAGATCTAGCAGCGGATCTAAAAAAGAAAACAAAGCTCAATGCATTCTTGTTTGATCAAGAGCAAATTGTTTTAAGAACACCCAGTGGACATTACAGTGGAGCGATTGCCAAAGGCTTAGAGGAAAAATCTTTACAGCACTTTATCGAAGCTTCAAGACTATTTGGTCAAAATAAAATCAAAAAATTCTCATGGGATCAAACACCGGAATCCCAAATGGTAATTACAAACCAAGACATTATGATTGGTTCGGAGCTTGCGTATCAAACAGGAGTTTTTGTAGGAGATCAAATTGTTTTAACTCCACCGGAATCCTTGATCTTGCCACCGGGAGAGCTTCCTCAGTTTGTAAAGATGAGCGTAGCAGATATTATCCGAACCAGTGTTCAAAGCATTGATTCTCAAGTCGTGATTTATAAAAAAAGAGAAAAGGGAAAACTTTTTAGGGATTCAATCAGCTTAGAATCGCTCTTGGAAGTTTATCTCGATAATCACAAAGATCTCGATGCCGTTGTGGCGCAAATTGGTCTGATAAATTCTAAAGGTAAGAAATACCAAGTGGAAACGTGGAGAGAAAGAAACTCTTCGCTCTTTTATTCTTTAAAAATGGAAAAGCTTTTGATCAGTTTCTTTTTATTTTTATCGGTTTTAATTGGATGTTTTACGATCGTAACAGTTTTGGTTTTATTGGCGACACAAAAAAGAAAAGACATTGGCGTGCTTTTGACTTTAGGAATGAAGAAAAAAGATCTGGTGCGCGTATTTACACAGATTGGATTTTTGCTTTCCGGGGCGGGAGTTTTACTTGGGTTCTTGGTGGGCCTTGCGATTTGCATAATTTTGGCGAAATTCCAATTTATCAATCTTCCTGACGTTTATTATGACAGAACAATCCCAGTGCAGTTCAACGTGAAGGAATACCTCTGGATTTTGGGCATTACCTTCACCATTAGCTATTTGAGCGCTCGCTATCCTGCGCGCCTGATCACATCGTTTCAACCTCAGGATATTTTGCGTAAATCTTGA